A window of the Hevea brasiliensis isolate MT/VB/25A 57/8 chromosome 6, ASM3005281v1, whole genome shotgun sequence genome harbors these coding sequences:
- the LOC110672657 gene encoding shikimate O-hydroxycinnamoyltransferase has product MIINAKESTLVQPAEKTPRLGLWNANVDLVVPRFHTPSVYFYRPTGAPNFFDPNVVKEALSKALVPFYPMAGRLRRDEDGRIEIDCNAEGVLFVVAETSSVIDDFGDFAPTLELKKLIPTVDYSGGISTYPLLVLQLTYFKCGGVSLGVGMQHHAADGFSGLHFVNAWSDIARGLDITIPPFIDRTLLRARDPPQPAFHHIEYQPPPAMKVPAENLKPDGTTVSIFKLTRDQLTTLKAKAKEDGNTISYSSYEMLAGHVWRSACRARGLADDQESKLYIATDGRSRLRPPLPPGYFGNVIFTATPIAAAGDLQSKPTWYAAGRIHDALVRMDNDYLRSALDYLELQPDLSALVRGAHTFKCPNLGITSWVRLPIHDADFGWGRPIFMGPGGIPYEGLSFILPSPTNDGSLSVAIALQSEHMKLFEKFIYEI; this is encoded by the exons ATGATTATCAACGCGAAGGAGTCAACGCTGGTGCAGCCGGCGGAGAAGACGCCACGGTTGGGATTGTGGAACGCGAACGTCGACCTCGTAGTGCCGAGATTCCACACCCCAAGCGTCTACTTCTACAGACCTACTGGTGCTCCCAACTTCTTCGATCCAAATGTGGTCAAGGAGGCTCTCAGTAAGGCCCTCGTGCCTTTCTATCCGATGGCCGGACGGTTGCGGAGAGACGAGGATGGTCGTATTGAGATTGATTGCAATGCCGAGGGCGTGTTATTTGTCGTGGCGGAGACAAGCTCTGTCATCGATGACTTCGGCGATTTCGCTCCAACTTTGGAGCTCAAGAAGCTTATTCCAACCGTGGATTACTCCGGCGGGATATCTACCTATCCTCTCTTAGTTTTGCAG TTGACGTACTTCAAATGTGGTGGAGTTTCACTTGGAGTTGGTATGCAACACCATGCGGCTGATGGATTTTCCGGTCTTCACTTCGTGAATGCATGGTCAGATATAGCTCGTGGTCTTGACATTACCATTCCCCCATTCATTGACCGCACCCTACTCCGTGCCAGAGACCCACCTCAGCCTGCATTCCACCACATTGAGTACCAGCCTCCTCCAGCCATGAAGGTTCCTGCAGAAAACTTGAAACCAGATGGTACAACAGTCTCCATTTTCAAGTTGACAAGGGATCAGCTTACCACACTCAAAGCCAAGGCAAAGGAAGATGGAAACACTATAAGTTACAGCTCCTATGAGATGTTAGCAGGTCATGTATGGAGATCAGCTTGCAGGGCTCGTGGACTTGCAGATGATCAAGAATCCAAATTATACATTGCAACCGATGGACGGTCCAGATTACGCCCCCCACTTCCACCTGGTTACTTTGGCAATGTGATCTTTACAGCAACACCAATTGCAGCAGCAGGTGATCTGCAATCAAAGCCAACCTGGTATGCTGCAGGCCGGATTCATGATGCATTGGTTCGTATGGACAACGATTACTTAAGGTCAGCCCTTGATTACCTGGAGCTTCAGCCTGATTTATCAGCTCTTGTTCGTGGAGCCCATACATTTAAGTGCCCAAATCTTGGGATTACCAGCTGGGTTAGGCTGCCCATCCATGATGCTGATTTTGGATGGGGCAGACCCATATTTATGGGGCCTGGTGGGATTCCTTACGAGGGTCTTTCCTTCATCTTGCCCAGCCCAACAAATGATGGGAGCTTATCAGTAGCCATTGCATTGCAATCAGAACATATGAAACTCTTTGAGAAGTTCATCTATGAAATTTAA